CCATATGGATAGCTAAAATATTTCGGTTTAAATCCTAGTTCGTTTTCAAATGCTTTTATACCTTGCTCAAAGTCGTATTTAAGCTCTTCATCTCCTAAACTAGCCATATTAAGATGAGAATAGCTATGATAAGCCACAGATGCGCCAGGATATTTTTGTATCTCTTTTATATCTTCAAAGGTCAAAAAATCCCCGTATTTTTTAGCTGAAGCTTCTACGTATATAAAAAGAGTAAAAGGATAACCAAATTCCTTAAAAATCTCAAATCCATTTTTATAAAAGCTCTTGTATCCATCATCTATAGTAAGAGCTATCCAGTTATCAGGAACTGGTTTTTTGTCTTTGACATATTCTACTAACTTGTCTAAAGGAACTATCTCATAACCTTGATCTTTGAAAAATTGAAACTGCTTACGAAGATTTTGTGATGAAATATTTGTACTTGGATATCTGCTATCATCAAATCTATGATAAATGAGCACATGCCCATCAGCAAACATCGAGCGCATTAAAATTAGTAAAAATAGTAATGACCGCATTATTGAGCTGGTGCAACGGGTGCCTCTGGTGCTACTGGAGCCTCTGTTGTAGCTGGTGCTGGTACTATGGATTCTTTAAACTCATCAGTATTTACGACTGAATTTCTTAAGCTTTGGTTATAAGCATAGCCAAGAGCCAATGTGTTTAATATAAACAATAACCCCATAAAAAATGTAAATTTTGCTAGAAATCCCGCAGGGCCTTTTGCGCCAAATAGGCTTTCATTGCTTCCGCTATATGCACCAAGACCGATCGAAGAACTTTTTTGAAGTAAAATAGCTATTGTTATGATAACGGCTAGTATAAATTGTAGAACTAATAAAACTGAACTCACAAATATCCTTTTAGTAGATTATTAACTCGTGATTATAGCAGTAAATATATAAAATTTAGTTAAAAAGTGCCGCTGTTAAAAAGCGACACTTTGAAAAACTACTCGTTTTTACTAAATATACCAAGAAGTTGAAGTAGCGAAATAAATAAATTTAGTATATCAAGATACAAAGCAACTGCTGCTAAAACAGGACTATCATATCCACCGCGAATTATCATTTGAGTATCATAAAGTATATACGCACTAAAAAGTATAGCTCCGATAGCCGCTACAATAGTCGCTAAAATAGCACTTTGGAAAAATAAATTTAGTAAGCTTGCAACCACTACAACTATCAAAGTTATAAATAGCATTTTGCCCATAGCCGAAAAGTCTTTTTTTGTGTTAAACGCAAAAACAGTTAAACCACCAAAAGCAACGCTAGTCATCAAAAATGCTTGAGTGATAATGTGTCCCATACCAGCGCCAATATAAGTATTTAGCACAGGGCCAAGAGTAAGACCGCTTACAAACGTAAATCCAAAAAGCATTACCAAAGCCAAAGTAGGATTTTTCCTAGAAAACATAAGTCCAAAAAGTAGTGCAAACTCTACTATAAGAAGCATCCAGCTAAATGACTTAACATAATCAACACCGATATAAGCTCCCGCAGTTGCTGCTAAAAGTGATGCTGTAAGAAGTTTATAAGTCTGTTTTACAAATTCAGCTCTAGCGGTTTGAACACTGCTTGATTCTTCTACGCCAACATCTTGAGTATAATTTCTGTCATATAAACTCATTTTGTCTCCTTTTAAATTTTTGGCGAGTTTATCCAAAAATGATAAATATATAATAAATTTTGTTTTATGTTTATAAAACAAAATTTAAAAAATAATTCACTATATAAATTTAAAAAATTTAGCAAATACTCTTGACATACACCTACTGTTATGCTTTATAATTTTTCAAAATAGCAAAGGAAAAAATGAATCATCGCAAAAACTTCATCAAAAAAACAGCGACTTTAGGTGCTTTTATAAGCTTTGGAGGTATAAACTCACTTTTTGCAAATCAAAAGGATCTATCTATGCAACAAAAAGTTTTGATCGTTTCAGGACATACAAATTTACAAGGCGATTCAGTAGCAAATAAAAATATCATAACAAATTTAAAAGAGCTGTTGCCCTCATCTACCATAATAGATTTGGGAAGTATGGATTATAAATTTGACGTAAAAAAAAAAGAACAGCAACTACTTTTAGATCACGATATTATCGTTATGCAATTTCCACTATTTTGGTATTCGTGGCCCTCAACTATGCAAAAATGGGTAGAGGACGTCTTTACTCACGGCTTTTCTCACGGAAACACCGGAAATAAACTAAAAGGAAAAAAGATTTTATTTTCTCTTACGACTGGAGCAGGCGAAGAAGCATATAGCAAAAACGGATTTATGAAACATGAAATAGGCGAATTTCTATACCCTATGGACGCTGTGGCAAATTTAGCCCAAATGCAAAATTTAGGTTTTGTCTGTACATATGGAGTTAGTTACTCTATGCGCTCATCTAAAAAAGATGAAATTCAAAGAAAAGCAAATGAACACGCCAAACGCGTAGTAGAAGCTCTACGATCATTTGAGCTTACTCAAAACGTCTAGCAAATTTAAATAAATTTATAAAGGAGAACGAATGCAAAGTCGCAGAAATTTTATGAAAAATGGAGCTATTATCGCAGCTGGTGGTATGGCGCTTGGTGCGGATACACTAAATGCAGCACAAAATACAGGAGCACAAATGAAAACAGATACTATACGAAATCTCACCCCAAAAGCTAAAGAAAACTTTATCGCTTTTTTAAAAACCACAGAACTACCAGTTGGATACAGTGATCCAGAATTTATAAGCAATTATATAAATTTCGCTTTTGATGAGAGTTTAGAAAAATCAGGCATAGATCATAAAACCGCGGTTTTGATCATTATGGCTAGCTTGGTGGCAAGTGGCGGAGAAAACGAGTACGAACATATGGTAAATGCAGCTTTAAACTTAGGAGTAGATACAGTAAGCATAAAAGAGACCTTATACCACACTACTCCTTATGCAGGCATAGGAAAAACAGCGCAATTTACCAGAGCGATGAACGCGGTCTTTACTAAAAGAGGTATAGATACAAAGCAAAAATCGCAACAAACCGTCTCTAAAGACGATCGATACGAAAAAGGCTTACAAGCACAAATTGATATATTTGGCGAGAGAATGAGAAACCACAAAGACTCATATACTCCAGACACTAGACATTTTGCCGACTTTCTAAGCGCTAATTGCTTTGGGGATTATTACACTAGAACCGGTTTGGATTTGAAATTTAGAGAACTACTTACGTTTGTGATACTAGCGAGTCTTGGTGGAGTGGAATCACAACTAAAAGCTCATATCACAGGAAATATAAGATTAGGCAACGATAGAGTAAAACTCATATCAGTAGTCACACTTTTGGTGCCTTACATAGGCTATCCACGCTCACTAAATGCACTAAGTGCGATAAACGAAACCGCGCCATATAAAGAAAAATAAGGAGATAAAATGAAAAAATTGCTATCAAGTTTAACCATCTTAACACTTTTAGGAGAAACAATTATGGCTGATGAGGCTAAAAATTTCAAACAACCTTTTGAGCTTGGAGAAATAAATCCATACAGTAAATTTTTTACCGGCACAACATATCTAAATAACTTAGACGATGGAAAAAGCGGTAGAAAAGTAAATATATCTAACGTAACTTTCGAGCCTTGCAGTCGCACAGACTGGCACTATCACACAGCAGGACAAGCTCTAGTAGTTACAGCAGGAAGCGGAATTTATAAAAGCGCTGGTAAAGTAGCTAGGATAATCGAACTAGGAGACATAGTCAAGATAGATCCAAATGAAAAACATTTTCACGCCGGCGG
The sequence above is a segment of the Campylobacter hyointestinalis subsp. lawsonii genome. Coding sequences within it:
- a CDS encoding polysaccharide deacetylase family protein, whose product is MFADGHVLIYHRFDDSRYPSTNISSQNLRKQFQFFKDQGYEIVPLDKLVEYVKDKKPVPDNWIALTIDDGYKSFYKNGFEIFKEFGYPFTLFIYVEASAKKYGDFLTFEDIKEIQKYPGASVAYHSYSHLNMASLGDEELKYDFEQGIKAFENELGFKPKYFSYPYGEYDADVKRLIKEYKFDGAFNQDSGAIGEDADLLSLDRIPSMNGTNLKAILSSKFLKADFILPLTYPKNNILDKVVAKIDENTTEAYLYITGLGTRKVKVNNGVIDEEISEKIDKRRVRIIITDKHKTATQLIVKE
- the secG gene encoding preprotein translocase subunit SecG is translated as MSSVLLVLQFILAVIITIAILLQKSSSIGLGAYSGSNESLFGAKGPAGFLAKFTFFMGLLFILNTLALGYAYNQSLRNSVVNTDEFKESIVPAPATTEAPVAPEAPVAPAQ
- a CDS encoding Bax inhibitor-1/YccA family protein: MSLYDRNYTQDVGVEESSSVQTARAEFVKQTYKLLTASLLAATAGAYIGVDYVKSFSWMLLIVEFALLFGLMFSRKNPTLALVMLFGFTFVSGLTLGPVLNTYIGAGMGHIITQAFLMTSVAFGGLTVFAFNTKKDFSAMGKMLFITLIVVVVASLLNLFFQSAILATIVAAIGAILFSAYILYDTQMIIRGGYDSPVLAAVALYLDILNLFISLLQLLGIFSKNE
- a CDS encoding NAD(P)H-dependent oxidoreductase — encoded protein: MNHRKNFIKKTATLGAFISFGGINSLFANQKDLSMQQKVLIVSGHTNLQGDSVANKNIITNLKELLPSSTIIDLGSMDYKFDVKKKEQQLLLDHDIIVMQFPLFWYSWPSTMQKWVEDVFTHGFSHGNTGNKLKGKKILFSLTTGAGEEAYSKNGFMKHEIGEFLYPMDAVANLAQMQNLGFVCTYGVSYSMRSSKKDEIQRKANEHAKRVVEALRSFELTQNV
- a CDS encoding carboxymuconolactone decarboxylase family protein — translated: MQSRRNFMKNGAIIAAGGMALGADTLNAAQNTGAQMKTDTIRNLTPKAKENFIAFLKTTELPVGYSDPEFISNYINFAFDESLEKSGIDHKTAVLIIMASLVASGGENEYEHMVNAALNLGVDTVSIKETLYHTTPYAGIGKTAQFTRAMNAVFTKRGIDTKQKSQQTVSKDDRYEKGLQAQIDIFGERMRNHKDSYTPDTRHFADFLSANCFGDYYTRTGLDLKFRELLTFVILASLGGVESQLKAHITGNIRLGNDRVKLISVVTLLVPYIGYPRSLNALSAINETAPYKEK
- a CDS encoding cupin domain-containing protein, encoding MKKLLSSLTILTLLGETIMADEAKNFKQPFELGEINPYSKFFTGTTYLNNLDDGKSGRKVNISNVTFEPCSRTDWHYHTAGQALVVTAGSGIYKSAGKVARIIELGDIVKIDPNEKHFHAGGATTWMAHLSIMDAKDNKTVWLEKVSDEEYKAAAKEATKQSND